A genomic region of Candidatus Aramenus sp. CH1 contains the following coding sequences:
- a CDS encoding DUF3501 family protein, producing MRIKVEEVLPWKEYEKVRKERIKKIVEVKRERRIELGERLGLLFESKDTVLHQVQEMVYLDRLYSPEDLKKEIEIYSSWLPCNGKVKAMLYIYAENQDELSKVFKELKGIYNSVFLKVGNKLIQGEPENGSYQGEAFSTVQPLTFDLEGERSTDVEVHVIHENYRVKVKVPEQLAKKVIEEAYEEC from the coding sequence ATGAGAATAAAGGTTGAGGAAGTGCTCCCCTGGAAGGAGTACGAGAAAGTCAGGAAGGAGAGAATTAAGAAGATAGTGGAGGTAAAGAGGGAGAGGAGGATAGAACTGGGGGAGAGGCTAGGACTCCTCTTCGAGAGTAAGGACACTGTACTTCACCAGGTCCAGGAGATGGTATACCTAGATAGGCTCTACTCTCCCGAGGACCTCAAGAAAGAAATAGAGATCTACTCTAGTTGGTTGCCCTGCAACGGGAAGGTTAAGGCGATGCTCTACATCTACGCGGAGAACCAGGACGAGTTGAGCAAGGTGTTCAAGGAACTAAAGGGCATCTACAATTCCGTATTCCTAAAGGTAGGGAATAAGCTAATCCAAGGAGAGCCTGAGAACGGAAGTTATCAGGGAGAGGCGTTCAGTACGGTACAGCCCCTAACCTTCGACCTAGAGGGGGAAAGGTCGACTGACGTCGAGGTTCACGTCATCCACGAGAACTATAGGGTAAAAGTGAAGGTGCCAGAACAACTTGCTAAAAAAGTTATTGAGGAAGCGTATGAGGAGTGCTAG
- a CDS encoding rubrerythrin family protein, with translation MKSLKGTKTESNFMEGFKGESMANRRYLYFAKRADEEGYPEIAALLRSIAEGETAHAFGHLDFIRQGGSVDPATGKPIGSIKEMLESAIAGETYEFTQMYPGFAKVAREEGFDEAAEWFETLARAEKSHAEKFTNALKMLQGEQ, from the coding sequence ATGAAGAGCTTGAAGGGAACAAAAACAGAGAGTAACTTCATGGAGGGATTTAAGGGAGAGTCAATGGCTAATAGGAGATATCTCTACTTCGCAAAGAGGGCCGACGAAGAGGGGTACCCCGAGATAGCTGCACTCCTAAGGAGCATCGCCGAGGGAGAGACCGCCCACGCCTTTGGACACTTGGACTTCATAAGGCAAGGGGGCTCTGTGGACCCCGCTACAGGGAAGCCCATAGGCTCCATTAAGGAGATGCTGGAGAGCGCCATTGCCGGAGAGACCTACGAGTTCACGCAGATGTACCCGGGCTTCGCCAAGGTCGCGAGAGAGGAGGGCTTTGACGAGGCTGCAGAGTGGTTTGAGACCCTAGCTAGGGCAGAGAAGAGCCACGCCGAAAAGTTCACAAATGCGCTGAAGATGCTCCAAGGGGAACAGTGA
- a CDS encoding cytochrome c oxidase subunit II, translating to MSFTEKLKEHAELAWFVVMLILVAVFVAWNIEGVAHGSSTSYRYGLPLYSGLPKDAQAAVSYFYSHPPEKGYSEVVNGILVVNMTVTFKGYTPSLIVANESQPVVIILNSPQVITGFFMRLPDGVVNVNAVPNTTSYVYFVTPNTPGNYTWREPEYAGYNFSYWVGTLEVV from the coding sequence ATGTCGTTTACGGAAAAGCTTAAGGAACATGCAGAACTAGCCTGGTTTGTCGTGATGCTAATTCTCGTTGCTGTTTTCGTAGCGTGGAACATAGAAGGAGTTGCTCATGGCAGTAGCACCAGCTATAGGTACGGCCTTCCCCTATATTCCGGGTTACCCAAGGACGCGCAAGCAGCAGTTAGCTACTTCTACTCACATCCCCCTGAAAAGGGGTACTCTGAGGTAGTGAACGGGATACTAGTAGTCAACATGACTGTCACGTTTAAGGGCTATACGCCTAGCTTGATAGTCGCCAACGAAAGCCAGCCCGTTGTCATCATACTCAACTCTCCCCAAGTGATCACCGGTTTCTTCATGAGACTGCCCGACGGAGTGGTCAACGTAAATGCAGTGCCTAACACGACTAGCTACGTCTATTTTGTAACCCCCAACACCCCCGGGAACTACACGTGGAGGGAACCCGAGTACGCCGGGTACAATTTCTCGTATTGGGTAGGTACATTGGAGGTAGTGTGA
- a CDS encoding glycerol-3-phosphate dehydrogenase gives MYTLNKDNPTFFDESKLLSEFVRQSTVCHGCRRCFNYCPAFPKLFKFTDEKGPKALTLNDLFSVASDCFHCNLCYVNCPYTPPHEFNMDFPHLMSWAWLYYRTKSGIPLKDRLYEMLDMVKFARPIAKKFVRTLESEEAPLLEVAEKGFRESVKVEKVENPKAKVVLFPTCLVDNFYPGIGQDLVYVYNRLGIEVEIGDFVCCGAPMLDVGDAVALKKNAEHNYKKLKEYVEKGYDVVSPIPTCTLMLTKEYQYILDKDPIKVYDAMEYLLKLKREKKIDFKGEFPKEVYYHAPCHLRYLGVGLPGVQIMRSLKAKVEIADKGCSGIDGGWGLRNYSKAKVVGAKMMDAFAQSKAEVFSTECPLAGLQITKASGKRPLHPIQVLKEVLSNENKG, from the coding sequence ATGTATACGTTAAATAAAGACAACCCTACTTTTTTTGACGAATCCAAGCTCCTCTCCGAGTTCGTTAGGCAATCAACTGTTTGTCACGGTTGTAGGAGGTGCTTTAATTATTGCCCAGCCTTCCCTAAGCTTTTCAAGTTCACGGACGAGAAGGGCCCAAAGGCCCTAACCCTGAACGACCTCTTTTCCGTCGCTTCGGATTGCTTCCACTGTAACCTTTGTTACGTTAACTGTCCTTACACTCCCCCGCACGAGTTCAACATGGATTTCCCCCATCTGATGAGCTGGGCGTGGCTCTACTACAGGACGAAGTCCGGCATCCCCCTCAAGGATAGGTTGTACGAGATGTTGGACATGGTGAAATTCGCAAGGCCAATAGCAAAGAAGTTCGTGAGGACACTGGAGAGCGAGGAGGCGCCTTTGCTGGAGGTGGCGGAGAAGGGATTCAGGGAGAGCGTTAAGGTCGAGAAGGTGGAGAACCCGAAAGCAAAGGTAGTGCTTTTTCCAACGTGCTTGGTGGATAACTTTTACCCCGGTATTGGACAAGACCTAGTTTATGTTTACAACAGACTGGGGATCGAAGTAGAGATAGGTGACTTTGTCTGCTGTGGCGCCCCAATGCTGGACGTAGGGGACGCTGTGGCCTTAAAGAAGAACGCGGAGCATAACTACAAGAAGCTAAAGGAGTACGTGGAGAAAGGGTACGACGTAGTCTCCCCAATACCGACGTGTACGCTGATGCTCACAAAGGAGTACCAATACATCTTGGACAAGGACCCAATAAAGGTCTACGATGCTATGGAGTACTTGCTCAAGTTAAAGAGGGAGAAGAAGATAGATTTCAAGGGAGAGTTCCCAAAGGAGGTCTATTACCACGCACCGTGCCACTTGCGTTACCTTGGCGTTGGCCTTCCTGGAGTCCAAATCATGAGGTCTTTGAAGGCGAAGGTTGAGATAGCCGATAAGGGGTGTTCCGGAATAGATGGAGGGTGGGGTCTGAGGAACTACTCAAAGGCTAAGGTGGTTGGCGCAAAGATGATGGACGCCTTCGCCCAGAGCAAGGCTGAGGTGTTCTCCACGGAGTGCCCCCTGGCGGGGCTCCAGATAACTAAGGCTTCTGGTAAGAGGCCCCTTCACCCTATTCAAGTTCTCAAGGAGGTGTTGTCAAATGAGAATAAAGGTTGA
- a CDS encoding DUF1404 domain-containing protein — translation MKIEKTHVKTSWYVTSLALLLAFLNPVTESLETVNQWLFMLSHYFLFVGGFLLSYKVVRGPSVWIVPSAFLAVLWHLPYFFALAGAFLTFRAMNDASMIASGVLAGIGAGSLSVMKKLGLLIVWMTADTVYSIVFLLQFPQYSNSAYPFSPFPISQEVNTAIAMWVVMSGVIVYVLGGFLKELLL, via the coding sequence ATGAAAATAGAAAAAACTCACGTCAAGACATCTTGGTACGTCACCTCCTTAGCTCTGCTGTTGGCGTTTTTAAACCCCGTAACTGAGTCCCTTGAGACAGTAAACCAGTGGCTGTTCATGCTAAGCCACTATTTCCTTTTCGTGGGAGGGTTCCTCCTTTCTTACAAGGTCGTAAGGGGCCCTTCAGTGTGGATAGTGCCCTCAGCTTTCCTCGCAGTGCTCTGGCACCTCCCCTACTTCTTTGCGCTTGCAGGGGCTTTCCTGACTTTCAGGGCTATGAACGACGCCTCTATGATAGCCTCAGGGGTACTGGCAGGGATAGGTGCAGGTAGCCTTTCAGTGATGAAGAAACTAGGGCTCTTGATAGTCTGGATGACGGCTGACACTGTTTACTCCATTGTATTCCTCCTCCAGTTCCCGCAGTACTCCAACTCTGCGTACCCGTTCTCTCCCTTCCCTATATCCCAGGAAGTGAACACTGCAATTGCGATGTGGGTTGTAATGTCCGGGGTAATAGTATACGTTTTAGGAGGATTTTTAAAAGAATTACTTCTCTAA
- a CDS encoding Rieske 2Fe-2S domain-containing protein, producing the protein MDCGKVIIKRSDFVFAKRLLWKMRNKNSEFDVKEFMAKGRDYLYNYAEKNVGPLDPSRRAFLKGLLIGIGVVAVATAVPMINSLNPTPVYLKKFPWMVIVDSNGQPIQASNIPVNDPEILLFQYPMLGDITFLINMGDENNNPVTIPPVTVTIPETGKTYTFPGGVGPNKSIVAYSAICQHLGCVPPEIHFFPPKYFAPGGTPPSYLPPDAYSAAVSAGAKSVIHCDCHGSTYDPWHGAAVLTGPTVRPLPYVQLYWDPDTDYLYAVGMNINAPPIMDHTSDLEGAAYLDSYDETTGCPKVLLQKGQTPSNCYTQVENDGNPF; encoded by the coding sequence ATGGATTGTGGTAAGGTAATCATAAAAAGGAGCGACTTCGTATTCGCCAAGAGGCTACTGTGGAAGATGAGGAATAAGAACAGCGAATTTGACGTCAAGGAGTTTATGGCAAAAGGAAGGGACTACTTGTACAACTACGCTGAGAAGAACGTTGGTCCCTTGGACCCAAGTAGGAGGGCCTTCCTTAAGGGATTGTTAATAGGCATTGGTGTAGTCGCAGTAGCTACCGCTGTACCTATGATAAACTCCTTGAACCCGACCCCAGTCTACTTGAAGAAGTTTCCCTGGATGGTGATCGTGGACTCAAACGGTCAGCCTATTCAAGCTTCAAATATCCCAGTCAACGACCCTGAGATCCTGTTGTTCCAGTATCCAATGTTGGGAGACATCACCTTTTTGATAAACATGGGTGACGAGAACAATAACCCTGTGACCATTCCTCCGGTTACCGTGACTATTCCCGAGACGGGCAAGACGTACACTTTCCCTGGAGGCGTGGGTCCAAATAAGTCCATCGTAGCGTACAGCGCAATATGTCAGCACTTGGGTTGCGTGCCACCGGAGATACACTTCTTCCCTCCGAAGTACTTCGCCCCTGGAGGCACTCCTCCAAGCTACCTTCCACCAGACGCCTACAGCGCAGCGGTGAGCGCTGGGGCTAAGAGCGTCATACACTGCGACTGTCACGGCTCGACTTACGACCCATGGCACGGGGCCGCAGTACTGACAGGCCCTACGGTGAGGCCCCTACCTTACGTTCAGTTGTATTGGGACCCCGACACTGACTACCTTTACGCAGTTGGGATGAACATTAACGCTCCCCCAATAATGGATCACACGTCAGACCTAGAGGGCGCCGCTTACTTGGACTCTTACGATGAGACAACTGGGTGCCCCAAGGTACTCCTACAGAAGGGACAAACGCCAAGTAACTGCTACACGCAAGTAGAAAACGACGGGAACCCGTTCTAA
- a CDS encoding cytochrome bc complex cytochrome b subunit, producing MEEVKKKEEKKKGFFDQILDRVGIDEAPLFRTPDYMYKASYWLGGMVAASFFYTVITGLILLLLYEPANAYPQTLAIINSVPYGAVILFTHLYGAYIMIILVYIHMFRNFFAGAYKKPRELQWVTGVLLLALTLGASFFGYSLIGDVLGIDAVDIGSSLLIGTGFPGATTIVGWLFGPGTDAVQSSNPIVRSEFFDRILGWHIILVALIGALFMFHLMLAERYGMTPSKKEKPAVPAYYTKEEQQRFNAWWPRNFVYMLSIVLMTWGVILIVPDVLANLNGATVGGTTIQLPLVINPFPAPQAFSAAAINTQPYPPWFFLFLYKFVDFLLPNGVPILPSMVISVMVIGLVALMLLPFFDNSKLLFLSSRKFWTWVMCVFIYALVALSIWGYLYPGVPVPFTQQVEVLGIPALIMAIVIALWPSPGKGKATPSTSLPKLQTSGPTTVLGASVSVLMFAGTFGDFLMRPSLLGLLLLFPFAVLIYHYTMKLIKVFKFSSTAPGYGFPVTKKVAFYAIPVIFVLSIVLFALFLQMPSVGVQSTYAGIDLGVILFLWGYAINLYHYIYYVK from the coding sequence ATGGAAGAAGTGAAGAAAAAAGAGGAGAAAAAGAAGGGTTTCTTCGACCAAATCTTGGACAGGGTAGGAATTGACGAGGCGCCGCTATTTAGGACGCCAGACTACATGTATAAGGCGTCTTACTGGCTCGGCGGAATGGTGGCTGCAAGCTTCTTCTACACGGTAATTACTGGCCTTATCCTGCTGTTGTTGTACGAACCAGCAAACGCTTATCCTCAAACACTGGCAATAATAAACTCTGTGCCCTACGGTGCCGTCATCCTCTTCACCCATCTCTACGGCGCGTACATTATGATCATCCTCGTGTACATACACATGTTCAGGAACTTCTTCGCTGGGGCATACAAGAAACCAAGAGAACTGCAGTGGGTAACGGGAGTGCTCCTCCTCGCGCTAACTCTTGGCGCGTCCTTCTTTGGATATAGCCTAATAGGGGACGTGCTTGGCATTGACGCTGTAGATATAGGCTCGTCCCTCCTTATAGGTACGGGCTTCCCAGGGGCTACCACTATTGTGGGCTGGCTCTTCGGGCCAGGGACTGACGCTGTACAGTCGAGCAACCCAATAGTCAGGAGCGAGTTCTTCGACAGGATACTCGGTTGGCACATAATACTAGTGGCCTTAATAGGGGCGCTCTTCATGTTCCACTTGATGTTGGCGGAGAGGTACGGCATGACTCCCTCTAAGAAGGAGAAGCCAGCAGTACCTGCATACTACACTAAGGAGGAACAGCAGAGGTTTAACGCGTGGTGGCCCAGGAACTTCGTGTACATGTTGTCCATAGTGTTAATGACGTGGGGAGTAATCCTCATAGTCCCTGACGTCCTCGCCAACTTAAACGGCGCTACAGTGGGCGGAACAACAATACAGCTACCTCTCGTGATAAACCCGTTCCCTGCGCCCCAAGCCTTTAGCGCTGCCGCTATAAACACTCAGCCCTACCCGCCTTGGTTCTTCCTGTTCCTGTACAAGTTCGTGGACTTCCTGTTGCCCAACGGCGTTCCAATACTTCCCTCCATGGTAATATCGGTAATGGTGATAGGGCTAGTAGCACTGATGCTATTGCCATTCTTCGACAACAGTAAACTTCTGTTCCTGAGCAGCAGGAAGTTCTGGACGTGGGTGATGTGCGTCTTTATATACGCTCTTGTGGCTCTGTCAATATGGGGATACCTCTACCCTGGCGTACCAGTGCCTTTCACCCAGCAGGTCGAGGTTTTGGGAATACCTGCGCTGATAATGGCCATAGTGATCGCCCTGTGGCCCTCCCCTGGTAAGGGTAAGGCAACGCCCTCAACTAGCTTACCTAAGTTACAGACCTCAGGCCCTACTACGGTACTGGGGGCTTCGGTCTCTGTGCTAATGTTTGCGGGCACCTTTGGGGACTTCCTAATGAGACCGTCTCTACTGGGGCTCCTCTTGCTGTTCCCGTTCGCTGTGCTAATCTACCACTACACAATGAAGTTGATCAAGGTGTTTAAGTTCTCCTCCACTGCCCCAGGGTACGGCTTCCCAGTGACAAAGAAAGTAGCTTTTTACGCCATTCCAGTGATCTTCGTGCTGTCCATAGTGCTCTTCGCCTTATTCCTCCAGATGCCAAGTGTGGGGGTACAGAGCACGTACGCTGGTATAGACTTGGGCGTGATACTGTTCCTCTGGGGGTACGCAATTAATCTATATCACTACATATACTATGTAAAGTGA
- a CDS encoding NAD(P)-binding domain-containing protein — protein sequence MTKIAFIGIGKIGQTIAYSAVMNGVFDEVTVYDIIPELPEKFEHELRHAMATKGIRTEVLSTNNLDDVSGNDIVVISAGKPRKVGMSRRDLFKDNAKIMIDLTRKLPKANPGAIYVMVTNPVDMMASVFAKFSKEMVISTGDQVETMRMRAYIAKKLRVPVYEVNGFVGGEHGEDAVVLWSTVTVKGKPIDQFNIDKEEVSRYVKTIPGEIIRVMGGTTWGPGTIIADIIKAIALNENKVMSVATPRVFKDEVIHVSVPVVVGRNIGPSLESLLDEKDKWHLENAILDFYNAYKEMLSSIEEVLS from the coding sequence ATGACTAAAATTGCCTTCATAGGAATAGGTAAGATAGGTCAGACGATCGCTTACTCCGCGGTAATGAACGGGGTGTTCGACGAAGTCACTGTATATGACATAATACCCGAGTTGCCGGAGAAGTTTGAACACGAGCTCCGGCATGCCATGGCCACCAAGGGAATTAGAACCGAGGTACTCTCGACCAACAACCTCGACGACGTGTCAGGGAACGACATAGTTGTTATCTCAGCGGGGAAGCCGAGGAAAGTTGGGATGAGCAGGAGAGATCTGTTCAAGGATAATGCCAAGATCATGATCGACCTAACCAGGAAGTTGCCCAAGGCTAACCCAGGGGCAATATACGTAATGGTCACCAACCCAGTGGACATGATGGCGTCGGTCTTTGCCAAGTTCTCTAAGGAAATGGTAATAAGCACCGGGGACCAAGTGGAGACCATGAGAATGAGGGCGTACATAGCCAAGAAGCTCCGCGTCCCAGTCTACGAGGTAAACGGCTTCGTAGGAGGGGAGCACGGCGAGGACGCCGTTGTGCTCTGGAGTACCGTCACCGTGAAGGGGAAGCCTATTGATCAGTTCAACATCGACAAGGAGGAGGTCTCAAGGTACGTAAAGACGATACCGGGGGAGATAATCAGGGTGATGGGAGGAACCACTTGGGGACCAGGCACCATCATTGCAGATATAATCAAGGCAATAGCTCTCAACGAGAACAAGGTCATGAGCGTAGCGACGCCCAGGGTATTTAAGGACGAGGTCATCCACGTGAGCGTACCAGTAGTGGTAGGGAGGAACATAGGGCCCTCGCTCGAGAGCCTTTTGGACGAGAAGGACAAGTGGCATCTGGAAAACGCTATACTCGACTTCTACAACGCTTACAAGGAAATGTTGAGCTCAATAGAGGAAGTCTTATCCTAA
- a CDS encoding cbb3-type cytochrome c oxidase subunit I yields MLGAVAWLIVLGTAAMNLRTYLEFDQNSPQVGVIYYTLLTVHGWGAMLGLVPDAALGIIAFSMYKSNLSVVHTRLVTWMFWLSNLGLAFALIGGPDAAWYMYPPLAITDNSAFQAFRIFHGDLIGAGYLALAINSACASITALALVIDAYLTKPKDRKINIFAAYGVAFSLVIAVTLPALTASELWYTLANWFPSLVKVDPLLWVILFWFYGHPVVYYVPFPLFGALYYYIPIYAKRPLYSEKWARWNIFLLAIGSMLIWVHHLQTFPLPVDLRAWITLSTLVLASGSGLTVLNLGLTILTSKEYNYKDPLGMTFMVALIGFIIGGVQALPLPINIVNGVVHNTYFVVGHFHLVIWTLILVGFTGVFVDLLKATNPNLSFSPKAKNLMLAGILWWTIPFVTIGYLMSVAGYLGLLRRVIAYPPMFEPYMVAMSFLAEVGIPGLVLTISTAIAEYVRTSLPTPVMSSASFSTPSAGGLVMSKADDVSFRNGLNNKAFVQKYKNATNSTNNIQNGEVRPWKK; encoded by the coding sequence ATGCTGGGGGCGGTAGCGTGGCTAATAGTGCTCGGCACCGCTGCCATGAACCTTAGGACCTACCTAGAGTTCGACCAAAACTCGCCTCAAGTGGGGGTAATATACTACACGTTGCTGACGGTACACGGATGGGGGGCCATGTTGGGACTAGTACCAGACGCTGCGCTTGGGATAATAGCCTTTTCCATGTACAAGTCAAACCTCTCCGTAGTACACACTAGGCTAGTTACGTGGATGTTCTGGCTGTCCAACTTGGGGTTAGCGTTTGCGCTAATTGGGGGACCAGACGCCGCATGGTACATGTACCCTCCTTTGGCAATAACTGACAACTCGGCGTTTCAAGCTTTCAGGATCTTCCATGGAGACTTAATAGGTGCTGGATACCTCGCCCTTGCCATAAATAGCGCTTGCGCCTCAATTACCGCTTTAGCCCTAGTCATAGACGCCTACTTGACCAAGCCCAAGGACAGGAAGATAAACATATTCGCCGCCTACGGAGTTGCGTTCTCCCTGGTAATAGCTGTAACGCTACCTGCCCTAACTGCCTCGGAGCTCTGGTACACCCTTGCCAACTGGTTCCCGTCCCTAGTCAAGGTCGACCCGCTGCTCTGGGTAATACTCTTCTGGTTTTACGGGCACCCAGTGGTGTACTACGTCCCGTTCCCGCTGTTCGGGGCACTGTACTACTACATACCCATCTACGCGAAGAGGCCCCTATACAGCGAGAAGTGGGCGAGGTGGAACATATTCCTCTTGGCAATAGGCTCCATGCTCATCTGGGTCCACCACCTCCAGACCTTCCCATTACCGGTGGACTTAAGGGCGTGGATAACTCTCTCTACTCTCGTCTTGGCGTCTGGCTCTGGTCTGACCGTCCTAAACCTTGGGCTGACAATCCTCACTTCTAAGGAATACAACTACAAAGACCCCCTAGGCATGACGTTCATGGTGGCCTTAATCGGGTTCATAATAGGCGGAGTTCAAGCGTTACCACTGCCCATAAACATCGTCAACGGGGTCGTCCACAACACCTACTTCGTGGTTGGACACTTCCACTTGGTCATATGGACTTTAATCTTGGTAGGGTTTACTGGAGTCTTCGTAGACCTACTTAAGGCCACGAACCCGAACTTGAGCTTCAGCCCCAAGGCAAAGAACCTCATGCTAGCCGGAATACTGTGGTGGACTATCCCCTTCGTCACAATAGGCTACTTGATGAGCGTTGCTGGGTACTTGGGACTGCTTAGGAGGGTGATAGCCTATCCCCCAATGTTCGAACCTTACATGGTCGCGATGTCTTTCTTGGCGGAGGTGGGAATACCGGGGTTGGTGCTGACAATATCTACTGCCATTGCAGAGTACGTGAGGACTTCGCTCCCAACCCCAGTCATGTCCTCGGCGAGCTTTAGCACGCCTAGCGCGGGAGGGCTAGTCATGTCAAAGGCGGATGACGTAAGTTTCAGAAATGGCCTTAATAACAAAGCATTTGTACAAAAATATAAGAATGCGACTAACTCGACAAACAATATCCAAAACGGAGAGGTGAGACCATGGAAGAAGTGA
- a CDS encoding HPP family protein produces the protein MFLPSKKKKLLAVLNLMISISILVAITVETRTSFILPPFLATAATKYPDPDWRSCRTRIIFASYLLCGAIGVAFSYLGLYSVVMASLASSLAFALCVIINVEHPPAILATFIGVLERQKAFYLLHPVLSGVIVVEGVNYLLSKYLEPKL, from the coding sequence ATGTTCTTGCCCTCGAAGAAAAAGAAGCTCCTTGCTGTGCTCAACTTGATGATCTCCATTTCAATTCTCGTCGCCATTACCGTTGAGACGAGAACCAGTTTCATACTGCCGCCTTTCCTGGCGACTGCAGCTACTAAGTACCCGGACCCGGACTGGAGGTCCTGTAGGACTCGAATAATTTTCGCCTCGTATTTGCTGTGTGGGGCTATAGGAGTGGCGTTCTCTTACCTTGGTCTATACAGCGTGGTCATGGCGTCCTTGGCGTCCTCACTTGCCTTTGCCCTATGCGTCATCATAAACGTTGAGCATCCTCCAGCAATACTCGCAACTTTCATTGGAGTGCTGGAGAGGCAAAAAGCGTTTTACTTGCTGCACCCGGTCCTCTCAGGGGTAATCGTAGTAGAAGGCGTTAACTACTTGCTCTCTAAGTACCTGGAGCCTAAGCTCTAG